In Aegilops tauschii subsp. strangulata cultivar AL8/78 chromosome 3, Aet v6.0, whole genome shotgun sequence, one genomic interval encodes:
- the LOC109747569 gene encoding uncharacterized protein yields MARATARSSRASGAARFLRRQLADRMSDLSDDLLLLVLRRLDTRTALGAGSISRRWAHLPRELSALDLKISDILPPRYHRWVLLHRDIYGKAAAHLQYRRHAVRLELLPNIKRYERRAMRALNRSVESLLQQGPRSRRGVLKRLSLEFYTTGNGSSMNRLIAEAIDAWGVEDLDVIAKPLYYEADVVHAFPSHGMCKEPGAASLRSLKLGGCLLPPLHEYGALTMLVLRDIPESTPPAAYEGVLASCPKLQTLHLISCICRSGSGALLPVEVDAPSSEIRELVFDNCKFRWIRLGALPCLESLACMGGTLVFFEYNLIPSLRQYNFALHLGVALEGARQYFAQRLKLELDMFLRCTPNITSLIVRFTGPDRWIVPSSSPLSYLPSLRRLLVTDVPSSLDASWPRLFLEMTPSLEILHINIASCKDKPGKEISWQPSELRQHHLKEFVVAGFEGTKRQIYLVNFAVGACTALRRVALFRNGHAQRKGLWDWEMVTEPHSWTDEKKDYTLKQIMDGVPSSPVQLVFG; encoded by the coding sequence ATGGCCAGGGCCACGGCCAGGAGCAGCCGCGCGAGCGGGGCGGCTCGATTCCTGCGCCGGCAACTTGCCGACCGGATGAGCGACCTCTCCGACGATCtactcctcctcgtcctccgccGCCTCGACACCCGCACGGCGCTCGGCGCCGGCTCGATCTCCAGGCGCTGGGCGCACCTCCCCCGCGAGCTGTCCGCCTTGGACTTGAAGATAAGCGACATACTCCCGCCGCGCTACCACCGATGGGTCCTCCTACACCGGGACATCTACGGCAAAGCAGCAGCGCATCTGCAGTACAGACGCCACGCCGTCAGACTGGAGCTCCTGCCTAACATCAAGAGGTACGAGCGCCGCGCCATGCGCGCCTTGAACAGATCCGTAGAGAGCCTCTTGCAGCAAGGACCTCGCTCTCGCCGGGGGGTCCTCAAGAGGCTGAGTCTCGAGTTCTACACCACCGGCAACGGCTCCTCCATGAACCGGCTCATCGCGGAGGCCATTGATGCTTGGGGCGTCGAGGACCTCGACGTCATTGCCAAGCCACTCTACTATGAAGCAGACGTCGTCCACGCCTTTCCCAGCCATGGCATGTGCAAGGAGCCCGGCGCCGCATCCCTGCGAAGCCTCAAGCTTGGGGGCTGCCTACTCCCGCCGCTGCATGAGTACGGTGCGCTCACCATGCTCGTCCTGCGAGACATTCCGGAATCGACGCCCCCGGCCGCCTACGAGGGTGTCTTGGCCTCGTGCCCAAAGCTGCAGACCCTGCACCTCATCTCGTGTATCTGCAGGAGCGGCTCGGGCGCACTCTTGCCGGTGGAGGTGGACGCCCCCAGTTCAGAGATCAGAGAGCTTGTCTTTGACAATTGCAAATTCCGATGGATACGGCTGGGGGCTCTCCCCTGTCTCGAGAGCCTAGCCTGCATGGGAGGTACACTGGTCTTCTTCGAGTATAACTTGATTCCCTCCCTGAGGCAATACAACTTCGCCCTGCATCTTGGTGTTGCTCTGGAAGGCGCACGGCAATACTTTGCGCAGCGGCTGAAGCTAGAGCTTGACATGTTTCTTCGGTGCACCCCCAACATAACCAGCCTCATTGTCCGGTTCACTGGTCCTGACAGATGGATCGTGCCGTCTAGCTCCCCGTTGTCGTATTTGCCTAGCCTGAGGCGGCTGCTGGTCACGGATGTGCCGTCTTCCTTGGATGCTTCGTGGCCTCGTCTCTTTCTTGAGATGACGCCTTCTCTCGAGATCCTACACATCAACATTGCCTCCTGCAAGGACAAGCCTGGTAAAGAAATTTCATGGCAGCCCAGCGAGCTTCGGCAGCACCACTTGAAGGAGTTTGTGGTTGCTGGTTTCGAGGGAACCAAAAGGCAGATTTACCTTGTCAATTTCGCCGTCGGAGCATGCACGGCGTTGCGCCGTGTCGCCTTGTTCAGGAACGGGCATGCGCAGAGAAAGGGGCTCTGGGACTGGGAGATGGTGACGGAGCCACACTCGTGGACGGACGAGAAGAAGGACTACACGCTGAAGCAGATCATGGATGGGGTTCCTTCCTCACCTGTTCAACTAGTTTTTGGCTGA